The Chroogloeocystis siderophila 5.2 s.c.1 genome includes the window CATCTAAGGTAAGAACCGCAAACGGTGCTTTATTAATCGGAACAGCAACCGCGATTATTTTATCGTTAGGATTTTTATCGTTAAATTCTAGCGTGTTGTAAATATCGCTAAAAGCAACATCAAATTTTCCTGTACCCAGCTTACTAATTGTATCTACATTGCCAAAGCCTCGTTCGTAGGTAACATTCAGTCCTTCGGCAGCAAAATATCCGTTATTAATCGCTAAAATCAGCGGAGCATCTAAACTTTGAAATAAAAACGCTAATTGGACATTGACATTTCTGAGGTTTGTATTTGTATTCGTATTCGCCGCAGGGCTAACGGCGGAACTACTGGGGTTATTTGCAGAAGTATTAGCCCCAGGAGAACTACAACTAGCAAGCAATGCTAGAGATGCAGCAATCGACATGAAGCGAGAAAGACGTTTAATCACCTTTAATCACAGTTGCTAGATACTTGCGATCGCATTAAAGTTGAGGCAACCACTAGTTTTCTGTATTGTGATATACAGCAAATGCAGAGTTTGTCTTACTACTAAGTGATCGCTCAATTGCAAAAGTAATTGCTTTTGGGGTCATGTTATAGCAATGGTCAATTCCGTGAATTCAACTAACTTTTAATTCTGACCCCCAATCCCTGAACCCTAGTATAACTAAGCAATACGACTGGGAAACTAACCATTATTTTTCTTGTTGTTATCAACAATTGATTGAACTTGCGAGTCTTGCAACCAAATCGTTTGTTGTGGAAAAGGAATGGGAATTCCTTCTTTATCAAAAGTAATTTTGAGACGACGGCGATATTCGCGCGCAACGTCCCATTGTTTCAATGGTTGCGTTTTGATCCACACGCGAATCACCAAACCGCGATCGCCAAAATTTTCTACTCCCAACACCTGTGGAGTTTCGATAATATGTTCCATCCACCGAATATCCTGCGTCATTTCAACACCGATTTGATTGATAAGTTTCAACGCTTGGTCAACATCAGCGTGATACGCGACAGGAATATTTAAATCAGCGCGCGACCAACGACTCGAAAGATTCGCAACAATTTTGATTTCGCTATTAGGAATTGTAATCAAACGTCCTTCCGCATCTCGTAGTTGGGTAATGCGTAAATTTAAGTTTTCGACTAAACCGCCAACGGTTCCTACTTCGATGACATCTCCAAGCGCATATTGGTCTTCTACGATAATTAAAAAGCCATTGATTGCGTCTTTAATTAGGTTTTGCGAAGCCAAAGAAATCGCAACACCCAGCAAGCCCGCACCTGCAAGGATCGGCGCAACATTGACCCCTAACGCTGTTAAAGCGACAACGATACCAATAATGACTCCACTCAACGTCGCGATACTTTTGGTGACGCCCGAAATTGTTGAAACACGCAATTGCAGTCTTAAAGCATCTTCTGAAGTCAGTAACGCATTATTTGCAAAAGCTGCGGTGAACTGGTCGATCAAAATATAGCTCAAGCGAATAACGACATAAGTTCCTATCCCTACAATGACTAGCGTAAACGGAATTGTAAGTGCTGTAAAAATCCAAGCTTGGACAATGCGCGTGAAGGGAAATAAACCTAAAATAACCAGCGTACCACCGCCCCAAACAAGACTCTGCGTGAGTTGAAAAAGTCGCCGGCGAACTTCTTCGATGTTACGATGTCGCTGTCGTGTGAGTTGCGTTGTTACAGGATTCGTTGTTTGTGGAGTCGCAAACGTCACGGGTTGCTGTTTTAAGCGCCAATACCAGCGGCGGATTCCCCAGCTTGTGATAACTACACCGAGAAAAACGCCAGAGGCGATCGCGCCTTGACGCTGTAAAGATTCAGGTTGTCGTTCTTGTTTTGCGCGTCTAAGGTTTTGTTCGAGTGATTGTGCTAATCTTTGTGCCACACTAAAGGGATCTTCTTCCTGTTGCACTTGCGCATCAAGGTCGGTTACTGTCAACAACAACTGATCGTTAACGTAGATGACGGGTAGATTATTTTCTGTTCTGATATCTATCTGAAGTGCGTCAGAATCGCTTTGAATGTAATTTTGGCTAATAAGTTGTAATCGCTGCTGAATATCGTCAACGCGCTGCTGTAGGCTAGCTCTAGGTGCCGCAATTTGAAACAAGCGACGACCATCCAGTCGAATTGATGCTGTCACAACCTGTGTTTCTGAAGTATCTGCCTGTTGCGTGAGATTAGGTAAAGGTATGGGAAGTGCTGGTATTTGAGCAGAAAAGGGAGAAACAATGACAGTATTAAGAAAAATTGACCCTGTAATTGCCCAAAATCGAGAGTGCATCTCTATCCTCCAGCGCAAAGTATTCTCTGTTACATAGAGTAACGGTTAATAATATGTAAAGAATACAGTTAAGCTAGGGGACACGTCCCGGTTCTAAACTAAAGGATAATTAATGACTGCAACTTCAACTAAGCCAAAGTACGAGATTAAAGACCTTTCCCTGGCAGCAACAGGAAGACAGCGGATCGAATGGGCTGGGCGCGAAATGCCCGTATTGCGTCAAATCCGTGATCGCTTCGCGCAAGAAAAACCTCTTGCTGGAATTCGTTTAGTTGCGTGCTGTCACGTTACCACCGAAACCGCCCATTTGGCGATCGCGCTCAAAGCTGGTGGCGCAGACGCAATCCTCATTGCGAGTAACCCACTTTCGACGCAAGACGACGTAGCTGCTAGCCTCGTTGCGGATCACGATATTCCCGTTTTCGCGATTAAAGGCGAAGATAACGAAACCTATCACCGTCACGTTCAAATTGCCTTGGATCATCGCCCGAATGTGATTATCGACGACGGTAGCGATGTTGTCGCCACTTTAATTCAGCAACGGCAACACCAAATTGCTGATATCATCGGCACCACCGAAGAAACAACGACGGGTATTGTTCGCCTCAAAGCGATGTTCCGCGACGGGGTGTTGACATTTCCTGCAATGAATGTTAACGACGCTGATACCAAGCACTTCTTCGATAACCGCTACGGTACAGGTCAATCAACGCTTGATGGCATTATCCGTGCAACAAACCTTTTATTAGCCGGAAAAACAGCAGTTGTTGCTGGTTATGGTTGGTGTGGTAAAGGAACTGCACTGCGGGCGCGCGGAATGGGTGCAAATGTCATTGTCACCGAAATTGATCCCATAAGAGCGATCGAAGCTGTCATGGATGGTTTTCGCGTGATGCCAATGTCTGAAGCTGCACCAGAGGGCGATTTATTTATTACTGTAACTGGTAATAAGCACGTCATTCGTGCCGAACACTTTGCAGCAATGAAAGACGGTGCGATCATTTGTAACTCTGGTCACTTTGATATTGAAATTGATCTAAAATCACTTGGTGCAACTGCGACAGAAGTTAAGCAAGTTCGTAACTTTACCCAAGAATACCGGATGCCTAATGGTAAATCGGTTGTTGTTTTAGGTGAAGGACGTTTAATTAATTTAGCTGCTGCTGAGGGACATCCTAGCGCGGTGATGGATATGAGCTTTGCTAACCAAGCTTTGGCGTGTGAATATTTAGTGAAGAATAAAGGATCGCTAGAACCTGGTATTCACTCGATTCCGACCGAGGTTGACCGAGAAATTGCGCGTCTGAAGCTACAAGCAATGGGAATTAACATTGATACTTTGACAGCAGAGCAAGAAGAATATATTAACTCTTGGACTGCGGGTACATAATTTTACCGACTGCGAATAAAATGTTGCGGGGCGTTGTTGGCAGCGCCCCGTTTACTTAAACAGGAAATTCAATCGTGGCTCGACTTTCTGTAGAATTACACCGCTACTTTTTTGAAGAAAAACGCCCCCCACAGGTGAATTTGTCACAAATACTGGCACTCGCCGGGGAACGTATATTCGGCTTTTTATTTGTGGTATTGTCTTTGCCCTCAGCTTTACCCGTACCTGCCCCAGGATACTCAATTCCGTTTGGGATCTTGCTTTTTTTACTTGCCGTACAGTTGATTATTGGAGCTAAATCTCCTTGGCTACCACCACGGCTGGCAAATCATCCAATCGCCTTAAGACAAATCCAAGGCATTCTAAAAACAGGAATTCCGTGGTTAAAACGCATTGAAGCGATCGCGCGTCCCCGTTTGAGTTACATCTGTACCAGTATCAGCGGGCGCGCTGTGATTGGTTGTGCGATTGCATTGATGGCAATTTCCATGATGATCCCGATTCCTGGTACAAATACGCTTCCAGCTATGGGGATTTTTGTGACTGGCTTTGGCTTACTCGAAGACGACGGCGCAATTAGTTTAGTTGGTTTAGTGTTGTGTCTTCTCGGCGCAATTTTTTCGATATCAATTCTCATTGCCTTGTTTATTGGTGGTGCAAGTCTTCTCGATTGGCTTAAAACACAGTTTTAGCAATAAGTCAACTATTTAATCAAGCCGTCAATCTAAAACTGGATCAGAATATAAACTTTATGCTCAATTGGATTACAGACACCATAAGTTCTCTGGGATATGTGGGAATTGGATTGTTGATGTTTCTAGAAAATTTATTTCCACCGATTCCCTCAGAATTAATTATGCCTTTAGCAGGGTTTACTGTTGCTAGAGGACAAATGCAGTTTATTCCTGCGATCGCGGCTGGAGTCTTGGGTACTGTGATAGGTGCATTACCTTGGTACTATGCCGGTAAAATTCTCGGAACCGAACGTTTACAACAGCTAGCAGACAAATACGGTAAGTGGATATCAATTTCTAGCAAAGATATTACTAAAGCAGATCGCTGGTTTGAACGCCACGGTGGTAAAGCTGTCTTCGTTTGTCGCTTAGTTCCTGGAGTGCGCACTTTGATTTCACTTCCTGCGGGTATCAGTGGAATGCATTTAGTGCCGTTTTTGCTCTATTCAACGCTGGGCACTTTATTATGGGTAGGTTTGCTGACTTATTTAGGTTACGTTCTAGGAGATAACTACGAACTAGTAGACGAGTATCTTGCTCCTGTTTCTAAAATTGTGGTTGTTACTCTACTTATCGCCTTCATTCTTTGGGTAATCAGAAAGAATATGCGGCGCTATAGCTAAGACTAAATCACTATCATCTAGTAACAATTTAAAGTCTTGAATACGATTTTTATTTACGAATCTGAAATGTGCTCCATCACTTCTTGAAGTTGTTGTATTAGTGGAGGCAAATCAGTTTGGATAGTTTTCCAGATAATTTCCAAATTTACTCGAAAGTATTCATGTACAACAATGTTGCGAATTCCTCGAATATCAACCCAAGGAATCTCTGGATAAAGAATTTCAATCTCAGGTAGGAGACTACCTGCTGCTTCACCAATAATTGCTAAGTTGTATAGAACCGCTTTTATCGTTTTTCTGTCATTTTGAAATTCTACAAAGCTCATATTTTTGGTGAAGTCTTTAATTTCAAGGCTTCACCAAAATATCTTGAATTCTAGCGCAATTTTTTAGAAGGCACGTACAACTTCCCGTAAGACAGGTTCTTGCAGATAAGACTTTAGCGAATCCGTTGTTCCTAAATCCACAGAACATTCTAAAATCTTCTCTAGATAACGCTGTAGTCTCACAAATGTCAACAGCCCAACAGGTTGCTCAAATTCCACTAGCAAATCAACATCACTCTCTGCCGACGCTTCATCTCTAGCAACGGAACCAAACAGCGATAATGATTTCACATTAAAATCCTTCAGTTTTGTCTGATGGGCTAGTAAAATTGCTAAAACCTCATCTCTTTTCATCTTGCTCAAGTCATCACCATCGTCATTGTAGCTCTAGACGCAAGCTTGATTTTGGCATAAACTCACCAAAGTAAATCTCAAATTTTAAAAAATGCGATCGCTTTTCGCACTGCAATTGCATGTAGTGCAGTGAAACAGTTACTGATACTGGTAACGTCAGATCAAGAATAATTCGTTTGGATACTACAGCTTGAAACGCTTTCATTACTGGCAACTTTTACCTTACGTTCAGCCGCAGTGGAAAACTATAGCGCAGGCTTTTGCTTGCACATTAGTATTTACTGTTTTTTGGCCTATACTCGCGTGGTTAGCAGGTCGCATTGCAGCCTATATTGGACAGGGAAATGTTACCGCGATCGCTCAAATTGCAGTTATCAGTGCTGTCGTATTTCTCAGTCAAAAGATCGCACAGTTCGGTCAAGATTCATTGATGGCAAAAGCTGCTTTATTTATTGCGTTTGATCTGCGTCAGCAAGTATATGCCCATCTACAGCGATTAAACTTAAGCTATTTTGAAACTGCTAAGACGGGTGACTTGTCATATCGTCTCACCGAAGACATTGACCGCATTGGGGAAGTCATCAATAAAGTCTTTCACGACTTTATTCCTTGTGTGTTGCAGTTGATTGTCGTTTTGGGGTACATGATTTATCTCAACTGGCAACTTACACTATCTACATTGATTATTGCGCCATTAATGGCAATTTTGATTGGTTGGTTTGGCGAACGATTACAGCAAGTTTCGCGCCGCAGTCAAAATCAAATATCAGATTTATCAGCATTACTGATTGAGGTTTTTAGTGGTATTCGTTTAGTGCAAGCTTTTGCTGCCGAAGATTATGCCTTAAGTCGCTTTCGTCAAGATGCGGAACGCAATCGTAAAGCGAAATACGCTGCAGAGAGATTAAAAGCGATTCAGTTTCCAGTCATTGGTTTTCTCGAAGCTATCAGTGCTTTAATATTATTGTTTTTAGGTGGTTGGCAAATTTCTACAGGGAACCTGACTGCTAGCGAGTTTGTCAGCTATGTCGCTGGTTTAGCATTATTAATTGATCCAATTTCACACATCACAACTAATTACAACGAGTTTAAGCAGGGACAAGCATCAGTAGATCGCATTTTTGAGTTACTAGCAATCAAACCCACTGTTTTAGAAAAGCCAAATGCGATCGCCCTTCCTCCTGTTACAGGCAAAGTAGAATATCGCCACGTCTGTTTTGCATATAAACCTGAACAACCCGTAATCAAAGACTTAAGCTTACTAGCGCATCCAGGTGAAAGAATTGCGTTTGTCGGTGCTTCGGGTGCAGGTAAAACGACGATTGTGAATTTGTTACCGCGCTTTTACGATCCGCTATCTGGTGAAATTTTAATCGATGGTATCGATATTCAAGATGTCACCTTGCGTAGCTTAAGACGACAAATTGGAATTGTCCCGCAAGAAACAATTCTTTTTTCAGGGACGATCGCCCAAAATATTGCCTTCGGTAAAACCGAGTTTGATCTCAACGAAATTGAGACAGCCGCTAAAATCGCGAATGCACATCGGTTCATTACGCAATTACCTTATGGTTATGACACTGTAGTCGGAGAACGCGGTGTCAATTTATCAGGAGGACAACGCCAAAGACTTGCGATCGCCCGTGCAGTGTTACTCAATCCGCGCATTCTCATTCTTGATGAAGCAACAAGCGCCCTAGATTCTGAGTCAGAAGCATTAGTACAAGAAGCTCTAGAAAGGCTAATGCATGGTCGTACAGTCTTTATCATTGCGCACCGTTTAGCGACGGTACGGCGCTGCGATCGCATTTTAGTCATCGAACAAGGGCAAATTGTCGAATCAGGTACACATGAGGAGTTATTGGCCCTCTCGCGCCGCTACGCCCGCTATTATTCCCAGCAATTTAATTAGTGGGCTTGCTAGTTGATGTTAACGTCGCGCAACTTGAGCAAACTTTGCAGAGCCAAGGATATGTATTGAATAGATGATAATAAACTAGAACAAAGCAGGGGCAGTCTGTAAATAGACCGCAGAGGAGATCTGAGGAGAAATAATATTCAATGTCAGCAAATAGTTTTGCTCAAAAATTATCTCAATTAGTTATATCGTTTGCTTGTCGCCGAAAGTGTCGATTATTACTTCCCCTGACACTGCTAGTTGATACCCTAGAGCATTGATCAGTTAATTCAAGGCGGTTTACGGCTGTTATAACCTATGGATGTTATTGATCGTGACTCAGAGTTAACAGTGTTTGGACTACCCGCTGAGCAAGGTAGATGGTTACTGATTCCTCTGGGTATGACTATCTTACTTTGTCTAGGGAGTGTTTACTCCTGGAGTATTTTTAGAAAACCCTTAGAAAATGAACTGAATATTAGTGCAACCGAAAGCCTATTACCCTATACTGTTGCTCTTGTTTTCTATGCTGCACTCATGCCGATTGCTGGCTGTTGTATCCCTCGGATAGGAACTCGCATCATGACGGCGATCGGGGGCATCGTAGTTGGCTTGGGTTATATTCTTTCAAGCTTTACCACTCATATTGGGATGATAGTCCTCACCTATGGTGTCATTGCTGGAACAGGAGTAGGTATTGCTTATGGTGTACCAATGGCTGTGGTTGCTCGATGGTTCCCCGACAAAAAAGGATTAGCCGTGGGCTTGACGATTATCGGTTTTGGGCTTTCCCCCCTGATCGCTGCTCCTGTAGCCAATTACTTAATTGGTAGATACTCGGTTAGACTAACTCTGCGGATTTTAGGCATCACCTTTACAGCGATTATTCTGGGAATTGCGATCGCCATGAAATTGCCTCCGCAAGACTGGTGTCCCCGTCGGATAGCTGTTCCAGTATCTACTATCATCCCGAGTTATCCTACGCATCTACTCAGATCTCAGTCATTTTATGGGCTATGGGTTTGCTATGCGATTGGTACTTTGATTGGATTGAGTGCCATTGGTATTTCGAGTCCAGTTGGTGAGGAGATGATTGATATCAATCCGAGATTGGCAGCAAGTAGTGTTTCTCTATTTGCGCTCTTTAATGGAGTCAGTCGTCCTTTGTTTGGCTGGTTAAGTGATCGCTTTAAACCTCATTATGTGGCGATTCTGTCTTATACGCTCATCTTGATTGCCTGCGTGTTGATGGCCAATGCTCAGAAAGGACAAATTGCCACGTATGTTATTGCCTTTTGCCTATTTTGGTTTTGTTTGGGAGGATGGTTAGCAATGGCTCCTGCTATCACCCTCCGGTTTTTTAACCCTGATCGGTATGTTCAAAATTACGGAATTGTGTTTACCGCCTATGGTACAGGTGCTTTGATTGGAACTTTGGTGACTGGACGAATTCGGGATTGGTTTGG containing:
- a CDS encoding mechanosensitive ion channel family protein; this translates as MHSRFWAITGSIFLNTVIVSPFSAQIPALPIPLPNLTQQADTSETQVVTASIRLDGRRLFQIAAPRASLQQRVDDIQQRLQLISQNYIQSDSDALQIDIRTENNLPVIYVNDQLLLTVTDLDAQVQQEEDPFSVAQRLAQSLEQNLRRAKQERQPESLQRQGAIASGVFLGVVITSWGIRRWYWRLKQQPVTFATPQTTNPVTTQLTRQRHRNIEEVRRRLFQLTQSLVWGGGTLVILGLFPFTRIVQAWIFTALTIPFTLVIVGIGTYVVIRLSYILIDQFTAAFANNALLTSEDALRLQLRVSTISGVTKSIATLSGVIIGIVVALTALGVNVAPILAGAGLLGVAISLASQNLIKDAINGFLIIVEDQYALGDVIEVGTVGGLVENLNLRITQLRDAEGRLITIPNSEIKIVANLSSRWSRADLNIPVAYHADVDQALKLINQIGVEMTQDIRWMEHIIETPQVLGVENFGDRGLVIRVWIKTQPLKQWDVAREYRRRLKITFDKEGIPIPFPQQTIWLQDSQVQSIVDNNKKNNG
- the ahcY gene encoding adenosylhomocysteinase, which gives rise to MTATSTKPKYEIKDLSLAATGRQRIEWAGREMPVLRQIRDRFAQEKPLAGIRLVACCHVTTETAHLAIALKAGGADAILIASNPLSTQDDVAASLVADHDIPVFAIKGEDNETYHRHVQIALDHRPNVIIDDGSDVVATLIQQRQHQIADIIGTTEETTTGIVRLKAMFRDGVLTFPAMNVNDADTKHFFDNRYGTGQSTLDGIIRATNLLLAGKTAVVAGYGWCGKGTALRARGMGANVIVTEIDPIRAIEAVMDGFRVMPMSEAAPEGDLFITVTGNKHVIRAEHFAAMKDGAIICNSGHFDIEIDLKSLGATATEVKQVRNFTQEYRMPNGKSVVVLGEGRLINLAAAEGHPSAVMDMSFANQALACEYLVKNKGSLEPGIHSIPTEVDREIARLKLQAMGINIDTLTAEQEEYINSWTAGT
- a CDS encoding exopolysaccharide biosynthesis protein — its product is MARLSVELHRYFFEEKRPPQVNLSQILALAGERIFGFLFVVLSLPSALPVPAPGYSIPFGILLFLLAVQLIIGAKSPWLPPRLANHPIALRQIQGILKTGIPWLKRIEAIARPRLSYICTSISGRAVIGCAIALMAISMMIPIPGTNTLPAMGIFVTGFGLLEDDGAISLVGLVLCLLGAIFSISILIALFIGGASLLDWLKTQF
- a CDS encoding DedA family protein is translated as MLNWITDTISSLGYVGIGLLMFLENLFPPIPSELIMPLAGFTVARGQMQFIPAIAAGVLGTVIGALPWYYAGKILGTERLQQLADKYGKWISISSKDITKADRWFERHGGKAVFVCRLVPGVRTLISLPAGISGMHLVPFLLYSTLGTLLWVGLLTYLGYVLGDNYELVDEYLAPVSKIVVVTLLIAFILWVIRKNMRRYS
- a CDS encoding HepT-like ribonuclease domain-containing protein → MKDFTKNMSFVEFQNDRKTIKAVLYNLAIIGEAAGSLLPEIEILYPEIPWVDIRGIRNIVVHEYFRVNLEIIWKTIQTDLPPLIQQLQEVMEHISDS
- a CDS encoding nucleotidyltransferase family protein, whose product is MKRDEVLAILLAHQTKLKDFNVKSLSLFGSVARDEASAESDVDLLVEFEQPVGLLTFVRLQRYLEKILECSVDLGTTDSLKSYLQEPVLREVVRAF
- a CDS encoding ABC transporter ATP-binding protein translates to MKRFHYWQLLPYVQPQWKTIAQAFACTLVFTVFWPILAWLAGRIAAYIGQGNVTAIAQIAVISAVVFLSQKIAQFGQDSLMAKAALFIAFDLRQQVYAHLQRLNLSYFETAKTGDLSYRLTEDIDRIGEVINKVFHDFIPCVLQLIVVLGYMIYLNWQLTLSTLIIAPLMAILIGWFGERLQQVSRRSQNQISDLSALLIEVFSGIRLVQAFAAEDYALSRFRQDAERNRKAKYAAERLKAIQFPVIGFLEAISALILLFLGGWQISTGNLTASEFVSYVAGLALLIDPISHITTNYNEFKQGQASVDRIFELLAIKPTVLEKPNAIALPPVTGKVEYRHVCFAYKPEQPVIKDLSLLAHPGERIAFVGASGAGKTTIVNLLPRFYDPLSGEILIDGIDIQDVTLRSLRRQIGIVPQETILFSGTIAQNIAFGKTEFDLNEIETAAKIANAHRFITQLPYGYDTVVGERGVNLSGGQRQRLAIARAVLLNPRILILDEATSALDSESEALVQEALERLMHGRTVFIIAHRLATVRRCDRILVIEQGQIVESGTHEELLALSRRYARYYSQQFN
- a CDS encoding L-lactate MFS transporter; its protein translation is MDVIDRDSELTVFGLPAEQGRWLLIPLGMTILLCLGSVYSWSIFRKPLENELNISATESLLPYTVALVFYAALMPIAGCCIPRIGTRIMTAIGGIVVGLGYILSSFTTHIGMIVLTYGVIAGTGVGIAYGVPMAVVARWFPDKKGLAVGLTIIGFGLSPLIAAPVANYLIGRYSVRLTLRILGITFTAIILGIAIAMKLPPQDWCPRRIAVPVSTIIPSYPTHLLRSQSFYGLWVCYAIGTLIGLSAIGISSPVGEEMIDINPRLAASSVSLFALFNGVSRPLFGWLSDRFKPHYVAILSYTLILIACVLMANAQKGQIATYVIAFCLFWFCLGGWLAMAPAITLRFFNPDRYVQNYGIVFTAYGTGALIGTLVTGRIRDWFGTYVYVFYLMALLAIIGIVVANLMLKRSDRLYSQ